A window of the Eretmochelys imbricata isolate rEreImb1 chromosome 7, rEreImb1.hap1, whole genome shotgun sequence genome harbors these coding sequences:
- the DKK1 gene encoding dickkopf-related protein 1 — MLLCAEGAARLCVALAAALCCRYPWAASASSAGFGSSLLNSNAIKNLLPGGAAGQGGSFASAAPADSVLLEAGNKHQAVETHQPFTCSEDEDCAPDEFCSGAPRGAGSAVPLCLACRKRRKRCLRHAMCCPGNYCNNGMCVPSEQGHFLPGEMEETIIESFSPDHGIPDLHPKRTTSPSQLHHLKGQESTTCLRSSDCATGLCCARHFWSKICKPVLKEGQVCTKHRRKGSHGLEIFQRCYCGEGLSCRLQRDYATTNSSRLHTCQRH; from the exons ATGCTGCTGTGCGCGGAGGGCGCGGCCCGCCTATGTGTGGCGCTGGCGGCCGCTTTGTGCTGCCGCTACCCCTGGGCAGCGTCGGCGTCGAGTGCCGGGTTCGGCTCCAGCCTCCTCAACTCCAACGCCATCAAGAACCTGCTCCCAGGCGGCGCCGCCGGGCAGGGGGGCTCCTTCGCCAGCGCCGCGCCCGCAGACTCGGTCCTGCTCGAGGCGGGCAACAAGCACCAGGCCGTCGAGACCCACCAG CCTTTCACGTGCTCAGAGGACGAGGACTGCGCCCCGGACGAGTTCTGCTCCGGCGCCCCGCGTGGGGCCGGCTCCGCAGTCCCGCTCTGCCTCGCCTGCAGGAAACGCCGGAAGCGCTGCCTGCGCCATGCCATGTGCTGCCCTGGCAACTACTGCAATAACG GGATGTGTGTGCCATCTGAGCAAGGTCACTTTCTCCCCGGGGAGATGGAGGAGACTATCATCGAGAGCTTCAGTCCTGACCATGGAATCCCAGACTTGCATCCCAAAAGGACCACATCCCCATCCCAGCTGCACCACCTGAAAG GTCAGGAAAGTACCACCTGCCTCCGCTCTTCCGACTGTGCTACTGGATTGTGCTGTGCACGTCACTTCTGGTCCAAGATCTGTAAACCTGTCCTTAAGGAAGGCCAAGTATGCACCAAACACCGAAGGAAAGGCTCTCATGGCCTGGAGATTTTCCAGCGATGCTACTGTGGAGAAGGTCTGTCCTGTCGGCTACAAAGAGATTATGCAACCACCAACTCTTCCAGACTGCATACTTGTCAAAGACATTGA